In a genomic window of Macadamia integrifolia cultivar HAES 741 unplaced genomic scaffold, SCU_Mint_v3 scaffold3291, whole genome shotgun sequence:
- the LOC122067977 gene encoding polygalacturonase non-catalytic subunit AroGP2-like — protein sequence MTHPILVLGFLIVSYFCVSQAENAFSHYWEEHIGLPLPPHWLATKASPLSLHQVAAFMKLIEKNELASHLHSFCKQANVACSTNTLVNNTMEDITLPQLPQWNIAIKIYETSPKDTPLSISSKDGLPFFRESMVKEGGFMSIPDLRDPMSYISFLPQPLALKIPFSFAQIDEVKKLFDVVDESNMDEYIQDTLQTCEKSTCVTSAEDLINFVVEKLGHHIRIWSTESIEGSCENVTIGTVKLIYGNLYEPPTLCHSQPFPFQVYYCHVLQKVKVYAVDIHAKKKVNHVIMACHYDTSTWNPNHQAFKLLGFGPGQIEVCHWINKNGMVWTKNLG from the exons ATGACACATCCCATTCTGGTGCTTGGATTTTTGATAGTATCATACTTTTGT GTTTCTCAAGCTGAAAATGCCTTCTCACATTATTGGGAAGAGCATATTGGTCTTCCACTCCCTCCACATTGGTTAGCTACAAAGGCTTCTCCATTAAGCCTACATCAGGTGGCAGCGTTTATGAAACTTATAGAGAAAAATGAATTAGCTTCCCACCTGCATTCGTTCTGTAAGCAGGCTAATGTTGCTTGTTCTACAAATACACTAGTGAATAACACAATGGAAGATATAACCCTGCCACAATTACCCCAGTGGAATATTGCCATAAAGATTTATGAAACCTCTCCAAAAGACACACCCCTATCAATTTCCAGCAAAGATGGATTGCCCTTTTTCCGGGAATCAATGGTGAAAGAGGGAGGTTTCATGTCTATCCCTGATCTTAGAGACCCAATGTCATATATATCATTCTTACCGCAACCTCTGGCattaaaaatcccattttcctttgcCCAGATTGATGAAGTAAAGAAGCTTTTTGATGTGGTAGATGAATCAAACATGGATGAATATATTCAAGACACCCTACAGACATGTGAAAAGAGCACCTGCGTGACTTCTGCCGAGGATCTCATCAATTTTGTTGTCGAAAAATTAGGGCATCACATACGTATATGGAGTACTGAGAGTATTGAAGGATCTTGTGAAAATGTCACAATTGGAACCGTGAAACTCATATACGGAAACCTCTATGAACCACCAACCTTATGTCATAGTCAACCATTCCCATTTCAGGTCTATTATTGTCATGTTTTACAGAAAGTAAAAGTATATGCAGTTGATATACATGCTAAGAAAAAAGTGAATCATGTGATCATGGCATGCCACTATGACACATCAACCTGGAACCCAAACCATCAAGCTTTTAAGCTACTGGGTTTTGGACCTGGTCAAATTGAAGTCTGTCATTGGATAAACAAGAATGGAATGGTCTGGACAAAAAATTTAGGTTGA
- the LOC122067976 gene encoding disease resistance protein L6-like isoform X2, with the protein MYYYLIGGVLVLFLVLINKFYKKRTVINAEEDTTAAAPVLDLVSSNSSSSSTNGGRRYEVFLSFRGADTRTNFTDHLYTALVDAGINTFRDDDEIRIGREIGSELLTSIEQSRISIPVFSKNYAFSKWCLIELAKIVECREKMGQIVLPIFYHVEPSDVRNQKGDYAKAFKQHQKRSARKILEEWKGALRVAGALKGLNVENRDVNMTRCFGKQAWNEVPSNHQNSFSSKLFLTPFVCFQ; encoded by the exons ATGTATTACTACTTAATCGGAGGGGTTCTGGTTCTCTTTCTTGTTCTGATTAATAAGTTCTACAAGAAGCGAACAGTGATCAATGCCGAAGAGGATACCACAGCAGCAGCGCCAGTCCTGGACTTGGTATCATCaaattcctcttcatcatccACCAATGGAGGACGGCGTtatgaagtgttcttgagctttagaGGTGCAGACACTCGTACCAACTTCACCGATCATCTCTACACTGCTTTGGTAGATGCTGGAATCAATACTTTTAGGGACGATGATGAGATCCGAATTGGGAGAGAGATCGGTTCAGAGCTTCTCACATCTATAGAACAGTCGAGAATTTCCATCCCagttttttctaaaaattacgCTTTTAGCAAATGGTGTCTCATCGAGCTCGCTAAGATAGTTGAGTGCAGAGAAAAAATGGGTCAGATTGTGTTACCCATTTTTTACCATGTTGAACCATCGGATGTTCGAAATCAGAAGGGGGACTATGCGAAGGCTTTCAAGCAGCACCAGAAGCGTTCTGCAAGAAAGATCTTGGAGGAGTGGAAGGGAGCTTTAAGAGTTGCTGGGGCATTAAAGGGCTTAAACGTAGAGAATAG GGATGTGAATATGACAAGGTGTTTTGGCAAACAAGCCTGGAATGAAGTTCCATCGAATCAccaaaattccttttcaagtaAATTGTTCCTGACACCTTTTGTATGTTTCCAATAG